A genome region from Microbacterium sp. CGR2 includes the following:
- a CDS encoding TetR/AcrR family transcriptional regulator, protein MAQKRGPYAKSDQRRQALSRAALDLVGRYGHRNVSVSEIADVAETSEATVFYHFPTKEALFIAALAQHDEENIRARGAEAGAIADMGSRAAAGVQRTNYARLYNELAGAAADPTHPANTFFQERWARSMSVVATDIRRLQHEGKVAESVDAESAAHILLAAWEGLQLQWMQGPAFDIRALLEWHIRAVLGPTALD, encoded by the coding sequence ATGGCCCAGAAGAGAGGTCCGTATGCAAAGTCGGACCAGCGACGCCAGGCACTCAGCAGGGCCGCTCTCGATCTCGTTGGTCGGTACGGCCACCGCAATGTCTCGGTGTCGGAGATCGCAGACGTCGCCGAGACCAGCGAAGCGACGGTGTTCTACCACTTCCCGACCAAGGAAGCCCTCTTCATCGCCGCGCTCGCACAGCACGACGAGGAGAACATCCGCGCACGGGGCGCCGAAGCGGGCGCGATCGCCGACATGGGATCTCGCGCCGCAGCCGGTGTTCAGCGCACCAACTACGCACGGCTGTACAACGAGCTGGCCGGCGCAGCAGCAGACCCGACCCATCCGGCGAACACCTTCTTCCAGGAGCGGTGGGCGCGATCGATGAGCGTCGTGGCAACCGACATCCGCCGTCTGCAGCATGAAGGCAAGGTCGCCGAGTCGGTGGATGCCGAATCCGCCGCGCACATCCTCCTCGCTGCCTGGGAGGGCTTGCAGCTGCAGTGGATGCAGGGCCCCGCCTTCGACATCCGCGCACTGCTCGAATGGCACATCCGCGCGGTGCTGGGGCCGACCGCCCTCGACTGA
- a CDS encoding family 1 glycosylhydrolase → MPSFPADFLWGAASAPHQVEGHNVNSDFWAQEEYMTGADRSGDALDSYNRYPEDIALVAASGLDTYRFGIEWARIEPAPGQFSRVQLAHYRRMIDTALDAGVRPFVTLHHFTSPRWFTEEGGWRSPQAIDRFRAYVEVATTILDGVEWVCTINEPNMLAIMVGEAETVLDPDSDVEWLSPTLEADTPRPVKPAPSEEIGRRLIEAHHAAREVLRERTEARVGWSVANRAFETRPGAEEVRRRLEYIWEDLYLEAATDDDYIGVQAYSAQWVGLDGIEPHPVRPDNTLVRTAYRPDALGIAVRHTAEVLSHVPVVVTENGIATADDARRIAYTESALESLAEAMADGVDVRGYVHWSLLDNYEWGHWSPTFGLVAVDRETFERRPKPSLAWLGGYAAQQRGDEVSTRS, encoded by the coding sequence ATGCCCAGCTTCCCCGCCGACTTCCTCTGGGGCGCCGCCAGCGCGCCGCACCAGGTGGAGGGCCACAACGTCAACAGCGACTTCTGGGCTCAGGAGGAGTACATGACGGGAGCCGATCGCAGTGGCGACGCTCTTGACAGCTACAACCGCTATCCCGAAGACATCGCTCTCGTCGCGGCCTCAGGTCTCGACACGTACCGGTTCGGCATCGAGTGGGCGCGCATCGAGCCTGCCCCCGGGCAGTTCTCGCGGGTGCAGCTCGCCCACTACCGACGCATGATCGACACGGCACTGGATGCCGGCGTGAGACCCTTCGTCACGCTGCATCACTTCACGTCTCCACGATGGTTCACCGAAGAGGGTGGGTGGCGCTCGCCGCAGGCGATCGACAGGTTCCGTGCCTACGTCGAGGTCGCGACGACGATCCTCGACGGTGTTGAGTGGGTGTGCACGATCAATGAGCCGAACATGCTCGCGATCATGGTCGGTGAGGCCGAGACCGTTCTGGATCCCGACTCCGACGTCGAGTGGCTGAGTCCGACGCTGGAGGCGGACACCCCGCGGCCGGTCAAGCCGGCGCCTTCGGAGGAAATCGGCCGACGCCTGATCGAGGCGCACCACGCGGCTCGCGAGGTCCTGCGAGAGCGCACCGAGGCGCGCGTCGGCTGGTCTGTCGCCAACCGCGCCTTCGAGACGCGCCCGGGAGCCGAGGAGGTGCGACGTCGTCTTGAGTACATCTGGGAGGACCTGTATCTCGAGGCCGCGACCGACGATGACTACATCGGCGTGCAGGCGTACTCGGCGCAGTGGGTGGGCCTCGACGGGATCGAGCCTCACCCCGTGCGACCTGACAACACACTGGTGCGCACGGCCTACCGGCCTGATGCGCTGGGAATCGCCGTTCGTCACACCGCTGAGGTGCTCTCGCACGTCCCGGTGGTCGTCACAGAGAACGGCATCGCCACAGCCGACGATGCACGGCGCATCGCGTACACGGAATCCGCCCTCGAATCGCTCGCGGAGGCGATGGCGGACGGCGTCGACGTGCGCGGCTATGTTCACTGGAGCCTCCTCGACAACTACGAATGGGGTCACTGGTCGCCCACGTTCGGCCTCGTGGCCGTCGATCGCGAGACCTTCGAGCGCCGGCCCAAGCCGAGCTTGGCGTGGCTGGGCGGATACGCAGCGCAGCAACGCGGCGACGAAGTCAGCACCCGCTCCTGA
- a CDS encoding SMP-30/gluconolactonase/LRE family protein yields the protein MRAKSAAAGVVVAVTALLAGCAPASPDAAQTDAPSEGPAAEQVSEELLQVTKPHQLTGGTLLEGPTFHEDGSLFVVDVMAPAGEAKVLRVDVDERTVDQVFTDETSAFTSAQFHPSDGRLYLTDLLGGGVASITAEGADPQTHFAGDVDGVAMLPDDIAFHPDGTMFVTDTRGMDGPGWQTLGRVVRIDTDGQASVLASDLPSPNGIVFDEEDAGLWVAQYNANRIDYFALDEERTRVVSAYPAIHVDGGIGRIDSTAVDAEGNIYQAFHEKAEIVVFAKTGEQIGVIRVPGDGLESATNIAIAPGTTDGYLVVSGPSGGFVHTFEAYGEGIRQSNGG from the coding sequence ATGAGGGCGAAGTCGGCGGCGGCGGGAGTGGTGGTCGCGGTGACGGCTCTCCTCGCCGGATGCGCCCCCGCCTCGCCCGATGCGGCGCAGACGGATGCTCCGTCGGAGGGGCCCGCTGCGGAGCAGGTCTCGGAAGAGCTTCTCCAGGTGACGAAGCCGCACCAGCTCACCGGAGGGACGCTGCTGGAGGGGCCGACGTTCCACGAAGACGGATCGTTGTTCGTGGTCGACGTGATGGCACCGGCGGGGGAGGCGAAGGTGCTCCGCGTCGACGTCGACGAACGCACGGTGGACCAGGTCTTCACCGATGAGACGAGCGCGTTCACCTCGGCGCAGTTCCATCCGAGCGACGGACGTCTGTATCTGACCGACCTCCTCGGCGGTGGGGTGGCGAGCATCACGGCAGAGGGGGCGGACCCGCAGACCCACTTCGCCGGCGATGTCGACGGCGTCGCCATGCTTCCGGATGACATCGCCTTCCACCCCGACGGCACGATGTTCGTGACCGACACCCGTGGCATGGACGGGCCGGGGTGGCAGACGCTCGGCCGCGTGGTGAGGATCGACACGGACGGGCAGGCGAGCGTGCTGGCCTCGGATCTGCCCTCGCCGAATGGCATCGTCTTCGACGAGGAGGATGCCGGTCTGTGGGTCGCGCAGTACAACGCGAACCGGATCGACTACTTCGCCCTCGACGAGGAGCGCACGCGCGTCGTCTCCGCCTATCCGGCGATCCACGTGGACGGCGGCATCGGCCGGATCGACTCGACAGCGGTGGATGCGGAGGGCAATATCTACCAGGCGTTCCATGAGAAGGCGGAGATCGTCGTCTTCGCGAAGACCGGTGAGCAGATCGGCGTGATCCGCGTTCCCGGGGACGGGCTCGAGTCGGCGACGAACATCGCGATCGCGCCGGGGACCACCGACGGATACCTGGTGGTCAGCGGCCCCTCTGGGGGTTTCGTGCACACATTCGAGGCGTATGGAGAGGGCATCCGTCAGTCGAACGGCGGGTGA
- a CDS encoding NAD(P)/FAD-dependent oxidoreductase, whose translation MKDDRQTTPQQTHRLQALREKYAHERDRRIRPDGATQYRSALGDYGYYAKDPYTRRVEREPLRDRVEVLVIGAGFGGLLTGAGLRDEGVDSVRLMDEAGDVGGTWYWNRYPGIHCDIESYVYMPLLEETGYIPSTRYAPGEEIRQHAVRIAEHYDLYRDFVGHTRATGLTWDEGAAEWVVETDRGDAFRTRYVITSSGTLTQPKLPGIPGIERFSGHTFHTSRWDYAYTGGSADGDLTGLADKRVAVVGTGATGLQVIPHLAEHARELLVFQRTPSTVDVRDNRPTDPEWAASLAPGWQRERMDNFLGVLAGEAGESLVQDGWTATRQLQRSILSGTVDGGVPEEERLLQEELEDATTMDRLRARVDEVVENRQTAASLKPWYRYMCKRPGFSDAYLQAFNRPNVTLVDTADTHGITALTETSIVVGDEEYDVDCIIFATGFDVGVSGVVSGTLPVSGRGGRALLEAWAYGPRTLHGFTTHGFPNLFQLGPMQNANSVNFVHILQEQALHISEVIARAAKVGARRIEPTAEAEDAWCRTVIETSRDVSDFQAQCTPGYYNGEGSRSIGGLTYSPGPVAFHRLLREWRSGDMADLLVVSDADERVRESAEIGVSA comes from the coding sequence ATGAAGGACGACCGACAGACAACCCCGCAGCAGACCCACCGGCTGCAGGCCCTGCGAGAGAAGTACGCGCACGAGCGCGACCGGCGCATCCGTCCGGATGGCGCGACGCAGTATCGATCTGCGCTCGGCGACTACGGGTACTACGCGAAGGACCCGTACACGAGACGGGTCGAGCGGGAGCCCCTGCGCGATCGCGTGGAAGTGCTGGTGATCGGCGCGGGGTTCGGCGGACTGCTCACCGGCGCTGGGCTGCGCGATGAGGGAGTCGACTCAGTTCGCCTCATGGATGAGGCCGGAGACGTGGGCGGCACCTGGTACTGGAACCGCTATCCCGGCATCCACTGCGACATCGAATCGTACGTCTACATGCCGCTTCTCGAGGAGACCGGCTACATCCCGAGCACGCGCTACGCGCCGGGCGAGGAGATCCGTCAGCACGCCGTCCGCATCGCTGAGCACTACGACCTGTACCGCGACTTCGTCGGTCACACGCGGGCCACCGGGCTCACCTGGGACGAGGGCGCTGCGGAGTGGGTTGTCGAGACGGACCGCGGTGACGCCTTCCGTACCCGCTACGTGATCACGTCGTCCGGCACGTTGACGCAGCCCAAGCTCCCCGGCATTCCCGGCATCGAGCGCTTCTCCGGTCACACCTTCCACACCAGCCGCTGGGACTACGCCTACACCGGCGGATCGGCTGACGGCGATCTCACCGGGCTCGCCGACAAGCGCGTCGCGGTCGTGGGCACGGGGGCGACGGGACTGCAGGTGATCCCGCACCTCGCCGAGCATGCACGAGAGCTCCTCGTCTTCCAGCGCACCCCGTCGACGGTCGATGTGCGCGACAACCGACCGACGGATCCGGAATGGGCAGCGAGTCTCGCTCCCGGGTGGCAGCGGGAGCGGATGGACAACTTCCTCGGCGTCCTTGCGGGAGAAGCGGGTGAGTCGCTCGTGCAGGATGGGTGGACGGCGACACGTCAGCTCCAGCGGAGCATCCTCTCGGGAACCGTCGACGGCGGGGTGCCTGAAGAGGAGCGACTGCTTCAGGAGGAACTCGAAGACGCGACGACGATGGATCGCCTTCGCGCTCGGGTCGACGAGGTCGTCGAAAATCGGCAGACTGCGGCATCGCTCAAGCCCTGGTATCGATACATGTGCAAGCGACCCGGCTTCAGCGATGCCTATCTGCAGGCGTTCAACCGCCCGAACGTCACGCTCGTCGACACGGCAGACACGCACGGCATCACGGCTCTCACCGAGACCTCGATCGTCGTCGGCGATGAGGAGTACGACGTCGACTGCATCATCTTCGCGACCGGATTCGACGTCGGAGTCTCGGGAGTGGTCTCGGGAACACTGCCCGTCTCCGGGCGAGGAGGGCGCGCCCTCCTCGAAGCGTGGGCATACGGACCCCGCACGCTGCACGGCTTCACCACCCACGGGTTCCCCAATCTGTTCCAGCTCGGCCCGATGCAGAACGCGAACTCGGTCAACTTCGTGCACATCCTGCAGGAGCAGGCGCTGCACATCTCCGAGGTGATCGCCAGAGCCGCAAAGGTCGGCGCTCGCCGTATCGAGCCGACCGCCGAGGCTGAGGACGCCTGGTGCCGCACGGTCATCGAGACCTCGAGGGATGTCTCGGATTTCCAGGCCCAGTGCACGCCGGGCTACTACAACGGCGAGGGGTCACGATCGATCGGCGGACTGACGTACTCACCGGGGCCGGTCGCCTTCCATCGGCTCCTCCGAGAATGGAGGAGCGGCGACATGGCTGATCTGCTGGTCGTCTCCGATGCGGACGAACGCGTCCGTGAATCGGCCGAGATCGGAGTCTCGGCATGA
- a CDS encoding MarR family winged helix-turn-helix transcriptional regulator, giving the protein MSDDRRRAEALENIDALTLAVSVRSLPRMVGSLLSTQLTIQQLKVLSSIVVSDRSSTSDLASMFEVSLATMSKLVERLVDQGLVERLTDIADQRVRRLLPTSLGRDVIGKIMAARPEMGADILDGLSVDELEALAVGLRAINRELQAAGATDR; this is encoded by the coding sequence GTGAGTGATGACCGGAGACGTGCGGAAGCGCTGGAGAACATTGACGCGCTCACACTGGCCGTCTCGGTTCGTTCGCTCCCCCGCATGGTCGGCTCGCTTCTCAGCACACAGCTGACGATCCAGCAGCTCAAGGTGCTGAGCTCGATCGTCGTGTCCGACCGCAGCAGCACGAGCGACCTCGCCTCGATGTTCGAGGTGTCTCTTGCCACGATGTCGAAGCTGGTCGAGCGTCTGGTCGACCAGGGGCTGGTCGAAAGACTCACGGATATCGCTGATCAGCGCGTCCGACGCCTTCTTCCCACGTCACTCGGCCGCGACGTCATCGGGAAGATCATGGCGGCGCGCCCCGAGATGGGCGCCGACATCCTCGACGGCCTCTCTGTCGATGAGCTCGAGGCCCTCGCCGTCGGCCTGCGTGCGATCAACCGCGAACTGCAGGCAGCGGGCGCCACCGACCGCTGA
- a CDS encoding alpha-L-rhamnosidase — protein sequence MTLASNPASVPTAPYDLRIDSGGDEFIVSEATPRLSFTVPVQAGEWTGFELEATVDDERRARVALEPDARLFIEWPWLPLSSGQRVRWRVRVKTGDAFSEWSDWASFESGLFDADWTADWISPVEHADAGYGARGAHTLAREFAAANIVSARLYSTALGVYEASINGRRVGTAELSPGSTSYDRTLYAQAADVTTFLVDGSNSLEIELSDGWYRGQVGAFRLPAGWGTTLGARAELHLERSDGSRQVICTDGDWTSAPSAVIRADLMDGQTTDFRAGGGVAEPVIVGAVSGPPISWSSAPPIRVVETRDVVRASRVPDDVWVLDFGQNASGWLRVSDLGPAGTRTVIDYGEHIGPDGDLDTSHLDSTKPGEPTVVFLQQDEVVSAGGGEIFEPRHTVHGFQYARVRREGAPFDPATAQMRVVQSDLRRTASFESSDPALNRLHEIADWSFRGNAVDVPTDCPTRERLAWTGDYQVFAPTAARLYDVLGFTRKWLQSVRDDQLDDGRIANFSPDGRRIKLNLDDQFAMMTGSSGWGDAITFVPWEMYTAYGDTRVLEENWEAMVRWVEWALGAARTTRHHARVERSAEPLPHEEYLWDGTFHWGEWTEPVPKADDGSRLDPIKTNPMAWFMADKGEVGTAYLHRSTRILADAAAVLGRSDDAARYAAIADRVLDAWRTEFLAEGSRTVQDTQAAYVRALSFGLIPESLRTAAADRLVEIIRDAGTHLGTGFLSTGDLLPVLADTGHADVAYELLFQRSAPSWLHMIDKGATTVWEDWEGIDEEGAAHESLNHYSKGAVIRFLHTHTLGLRQDAGSIAWESFVIAPVLGGGVDWARGHLDTPQGRIRVEWRVEGGELHLDADIPAGVSATVVFPDGTTRTALPGSFAGVGGLEAVAR from the coding sequence ATGACGCTTGCATCGAATCCGGCATCCGTGCCCACCGCTCCGTACGACCTGCGAATCGACAGCGGAGGCGACGAGTTCATCGTCTCCGAAGCGACGCCCCGGCTGTCGTTCACCGTTCCCGTCCAGGCGGGGGAGTGGACCGGCTTCGAACTCGAGGCGACCGTCGACGATGAGCGTCGCGCGCGTGTCGCCCTCGAGCCCGACGCTCGTCTCTTCATCGAATGGCCCTGGCTCCCGCTGTCGAGCGGGCAGCGTGTTCGGTGGCGCGTGCGTGTGAAGACCGGCGACGCGTTCTCGGAGTGGTCAGACTGGGCGTCGTTCGAGAGCGGACTGTTCGATGCGGACTGGACCGCTGACTGGATCAGTCCCGTCGAACACGCCGATGCGGGGTACGGAGCCCGCGGCGCGCACACGCTCGCCCGTGAGTTCGCGGCCGCGAACATCGTGTCGGCGCGGCTCTACTCGACGGCCCTCGGGGTCTACGAGGCTTCCATCAACGGACGCCGAGTGGGCACCGCTGAGCTGTCGCCGGGGTCGACGTCGTATGATCGCACGCTGTACGCCCAGGCTGCCGACGTGACCACGTTTCTTGTCGATGGTTCGAACTCGCTCGAGATCGAGCTCTCCGACGGCTGGTACCGCGGGCAGGTGGGGGCGTTCCGTCTTCCGGCCGGGTGGGGCACGACCCTCGGGGCGCGGGCCGAACTGCACCTCGAGCGCTCTGACGGGTCGCGACAGGTGATCTGCACGGACGGCGACTGGACCAGCGCGCCGTCTGCGGTGATCCGCGCCGACCTGATGGACGGGCAGACGACGGACTTCCGCGCCGGCGGGGGAGTTGCAGAGCCCGTGATCGTCGGTGCTGTCAGCGGCCCGCCGATCTCCTGGTCGTCTGCACCTCCCATCCGCGTCGTCGAGACGCGCGACGTCGTGCGGGCGTCCCGTGTCCCAGACGACGTGTGGGTGCTCGACTTCGGGCAGAATGCCTCGGGCTGGCTGCGCGTGAGTGATCTCGGGCCCGCAGGCACACGCACGGTGATCGACTACGGAGAGCACATCGGACCGGATGGCGATCTCGACACGTCTCATCTCGATTCGACCAAGCCGGGCGAGCCGACGGTGGTCTTCCTCCAGCAGGATGAGGTCGTGTCCGCCGGTGGCGGCGAGATCTTCGAGCCTCGGCACACGGTCCACGGGTTCCAATATGCACGGGTGCGCCGGGAAGGTGCTCCCTTCGACCCGGCGACAGCGCAGATGCGGGTCGTGCAGTCGGATCTCCGTCGCACGGCATCCTTCGAGTCGAGCGACCCTGCGCTGAACCGGCTGCACGAGATCGCCGACTGGAGCTTCCGGGGCAATGCCGTGGACGTGCCGACGGACTGCCCGACCCGCGAGCGGCTGGCGTGGACGGGCGACTATCAGGTGTTCGCCCCGACGGCCGCACGCCTGTACGACGTGCTCGGGTTCACCCGCAAGTGGCTGCAGTCGGTGCGCGACGATCAGCTCGACGACGGTCGGATCGCGAACTTCTCTCCGGACGGGCGACGCATCAAGCTCAACCTCGACGACCAGTTCGCGATGATGACAGGTTCATCCGGTTGGGGCGATGCGATCACCTTCGTGCCCTGGGAGATGTACACCGCATACGGCGACACCCGAGTGCTCGAGGAGAACTGGGAGGCGATGGTCCGCTGGGTCGAGTGGGCTCTCGGCGCTGCGCGCACGACCAGGCACCACGCCCGCGTCGAGCGTTCGGCCGAGCCGCTGCCGCATGAGGAGTACCTGTGGGACGGCACGTTCCACTGGGGCGAGTGGACCGAGCCTGTTCCGAAAGCCGACGACGGCTCACGCCTCGACCCGATCAAGACCAACCCGATGGCCTGGTTCATGGCCGACAAGGGGGAAGTCGGCACGGCCTACCTTCATCGATCCACGCGAATCCTGGCGGATGCCGCCGCCGTGCTGGGTCGCTCGGATGATGCCGCACGCTATGCGGCGATCGCCGATCGCGTCCTCGACGCCTGGCGCACGGAGTTCCTCGCTGAAGGGAGCCGCACGGTGCAGGACACGCAGGCGGCCTACGTGCGCGCGCTGTCGTTCGGTCTCATTCCCGAGTCGCTGCGGACGGCCGCCGCAGACCGCCTCGTCGAGATCATCCGGGACGCCGGGACGCATCTCGGCACCGGCTTCCTCTCGACGGGTGACCTGCTGCCCGTGCTCGCCGACACCGGTCACGCGGACGTCGCCTACGAGCTGCTGTTCCAGCGCAGCGCTCCCTCCTGGTTGCACATGATCGACAAGGGCGCGACGACGGTCTGGGAGGACTGGGAGGGGATCGATGAAGAGGGCGCTGCCCACGAGTCGCTGAACCACTACAGCAAGGGTGCGGTGATCCGCTTCCTGCACACCCACACCCTCGGTCTCCGGCAGGATGCCGGGTCGATCGCGTGGGAGTCCTTCGTGATCGCTCCGGTTCTCGGCGGTGGGGTCGATTGGGCCAGGGGGCACCTCGACACCCCGCAGGGGCGCATCCGTGTCGAGTGGCGGGTCGAGGGTGGCGAGCTGCACCTCGACGCCGACATCCCTGCCGGTGTCAGCGCCACCGTGGTTTTTCCCGACGGCACGACTCGCACCGCACTGCCGGGTTCGTTCGCCGGTGTCGGGGGTCTCGAAGCTGTCGCTCGCTGA
- a CDS encoding MFS transporter, with translation MLGYVTGTAQLIFLVLSPMIGIWSDRTRSRFGRRTPFLFLGAALGLVGAVIIGFAPNLLLVGAGWVVAMTGWSTAGAAIQTLQADKLPEEQRGKVSALTGLMTQVAPVLGIGIAYAVSYSTFLVFFVPAVIGVVLLVLLPTFKKEGSSKDLVVDSTVTLKKVISGYGFNARKYPDFAWNWVGRMVFFVGLYFNTTFGTFFYAQRLDLPVREVAGVVATVGMLGVVAAAGGALLGGFLSDKLKRRRLFVLIAAFIFIGGALAEAFAWSLPQLVLGAVLMQLAIAVFATVDQAIVYAIIPDRAESGRYMAVVAFAQKIPSAIAPLLAPLIITIGAVGAEKNYTLLYLIGAVFALVGGLIIMFKVKGVR, from the coding sequence GTGCTCGGGTACGTCACCGGCACTGCGCAGCTGATCTTCCTCGTGCTCAGCCCGATGATCGGGATCTGGAGCGACCGCACGCGGTCGCGCTTCGGTCGACGCACGCCCTTCCTGTTCCTGGGTGCCGCCCTCGGCCTGGTCGGTGCTGTCATCATCGGGTTCGCTCCGAACCTCTTGCTCGTCGGCGCAGGATGGGTCGTGGCCATGACCGGGTGGTCGACCGCGGGAGCAGCGATTCAGACGCTGCAGGCAGACAAGCTCCCGGAGGAGCAGCGCGGCAAGGTGTCTGCGCTGACAGGACTCATGACGCAGGTCGCACCGGTGCTCGGCATCGGGATCGCTTACGCGGTGTCGTACAGCACCTTCCTCGTGTTCTTCGTTCCTGCCGTGATCGGCGTGGTCCTGCTCGTGCTGCTCCCGACCTTCAAGAAGGAGGGAAGCTCGAAGGATCTGGTGGTCGATTCCACGGTGACGCTCAAGAAGGTCATCTCGGGCTACGGATTCAACGCCCGCAAGTATCCCGACTTCGCCTGGAACTGGGTCGGCCGCATGGTGTTCTTCGTCGGTCTGTACTTCAACACCACTTTCGGCACGTTCTTCTACGCGCAGCGACTCGACCTCCCGGTCCGCGAGGTGGCCGGCGTAGTCGCCACCGTCGGAATGCTCGGTGTCGTGGCTGCTGCCGGTGGCGCGCTGCTCGGGGGCTTCCTCTCCGACAAGCTCAAGCGACGTCGGCTCTTCGTGCTCATCGCCGCCTTCATCTTCATCGGCGGCGCCCTGGCTGAGGCGTTCGCCTGGTCTCTGCCGCAGCTGGTCCTCGGCGCCGTGCTCATGCAGCTCGCGATCGCCGTCTTCGCGACCGTCGACCAGGCCATCGTCTACGCGATCATCCCCGACCGAGCGGAGTCCGGCAGATACATGGCCGTGGTCGCTTTCGCGCAGAAGATCCCCAGTGCGATCGCGCCCCTGCTCGCTCCGCTGATCATCACGATCGGTGCCGTGGGAGCCGAGAAGAACTACACGCTGCTCTACCTCATCGGTGCGGTGTTCGCCCTCGTCGGCGGTCTGATCATCATGTTCAAGGTCAAGGGAGTGCGTTGA
- a CDS encoding TetR/AcrR family transcriptional regulator, producing the protein MTSSLAEEHTPRRRGPSAGTPARRAQIVDAALASFAEHGYERASLRDIASRAGLTHAALLRHFSGKEELLPAALAQREEHEEDVAARIMTAHVPGEQILSAVLADEFRHPDFQRNWLALSVAATNPDHPAHEFFLGRRQRMRSRFTDGPLPTKENELLTADEKITLVLAMVDGLRIQSLLDPSRDALGLLTIFMKLIAAQPPAATSEGKE; encoded by the coding sequence ATGACCTCATCGCTGGCAGAAGAGCACACACCTCGTCGCCGAGGCCCCAGCGCAGGCACACCGGCGAGACGCGCGCAGATCGTCGACGCGGCGCTCGCGAGCTTCGCCGAGCACGGGTACGAGCGGGCATCACTCCGCGACATCGCCAGCCGCGCCGGTCTCACCCACGCCGCGCTCCTCCGACACTTCTCGGGCAAGGAAGAGCTGCTGCCCGCCGCCCTCGCGCAGCGGGAGGAGCACGAGGAGGATGTCGCCGCTCGGATCATGACGGCGCATGTGCCCGGCGAGCAGATCCTGAGCGCCGTGCTGGCCGATGAATTCAGGCATCCGGACTTCCAGCGCAACTGGCTGGCGCTCTCGGTCGCCGCCACGAACCCAGACCACCCTGCCCACGAGTTCTTCCTCGGACGTCGCCAGCGCATGCGCTCCCGGTTCACCGACGGGCCTCTGCCCACCAAGGAGAACGAGTTGCTGACGGCGGATGAGAAGATCACGCTCGTCCTCGCCATGGTCGACGGCCTGCGGATTCAGTCGTTGCTCGACCCTTCGCGAGACGCTCTCGGCCTGCTGACGATCTTCATGAAGCTCATCGCCGCGCAGCCGCCGGCTGCGACGTCAGAGGGCAAGGAATGA
- a CDS encoding sugar phosphate isomerase/epimerase: protein MTSRPLKAIQQIQLGTVLSTEVQARKTLGLLEDAGFEAIELNGFMTRPTPLFVRALTRASGMPVGRGGRLDWPELIRSTSLKAVGLHEDLGTIEREPDAVISRAGSFETSHVVVTGMHRFDYTDEAMVRSLAAKLNAAGRTLADSGISLLYHNHNVEFRRLASGRTAYSLLVAETDPAFLNFEFDCYWPTAAGVDALALMGELGERVVLCHITDRGTRRRGVAMTPIDKSDAVELGLGTMDIPAFIEQAKIAGTRAVILETHRNWIDRSPITSFQKSAEVLNSHL, encoded by the coding sequence ATGACCAGCCGCCCGCTCAAGGCGATCCAGCAGATCCAGCTCGGAACTGTGCTGTCGACCGAGGTCCAGGCCCGCAAGACACTGGGGCTGCTCGAGGACGCGGGATTCGAGGCCATCGAGCTCAATGGCTTCATGACCCGCCCGACGCCTCTTTTCGTGCGCGCGCTGACGAGAGCCTCCGGGATGCCGGTCGGCCGAGGCGGTCGGCTCGATTGGCCGGAGCTGATCCGCAGCACCTCGCTGAAAGCGGTCGGCCTCCATGAAGATCTCGGCACCATCGAACGCGAGCCGGATGCCGTGATCTCACGGGCAGGGAGCTTCGAGACCAGCCACGTTGTCGTCACCGGCATGCACCGGTTCGACTACACCGACGAGGCCATGGTCCGAAGCCTTGCAGCGAAACTCAATGCGGCCGGGCGCACTCTCGCGGATAGCGGGATATCCCTTCTGTACCACAATCACAACGTCGAGTTCCGTCGCCTTGCCTCGGGTCGCACGGCATACTCCCTCCTCGTCGCCGAGACGGATCCCGCCTTCCTCAACTTCGAGTTCGACTGCTACTGGCCGACCGCCGCCGGAGTCGATGCGCTGGCGCTGATGGGCGAGTTGGGCGAACGCGTCGTGCTGTGCCACATCACCGATCGAGGAACCCGACGCAGAGGTGTGGCGATGACCCCGATCGACAAGTCGGATGCCGTGGAGCTGGGCCTCGGCACCATGGACATCCCCGCATTCATCGAGCAGGCGAAGATCGCCGGCACCCGAGCGGTGATTCTCGAGACACACCGCAATTGGATCGACCGTTCACCGATCACGAGCTTCCAGAAGAGCGCCGAAGTGTTGAACAGTCATCTCTGA